The genome window AGGGGGCGCAGGTGCTGGCCTCCTCTCAAGGCAAAGGGGGAGGACAGCCGGTGCTGGCCGCGCGCAAGGTGGGCGAAGGGCGGACGTTGATGATCGCCACCGATTCTCTGTGGTACTGGAATTTCCGGCGCGTGGGCGAGGGCGGCAGCGGTCGCCATTACCAGAAGCTGTGGGAGAACATCCTCGCCTGGTTGACAGGGGATCCGGAAACGCGGCTGCTGAAAGTCGAGACCGACAAGGAAAAATACCGCGAGCACGAAAAGGTGCTGGTGCAGTTCAAACTGGTGAACGAGGATTACAATCCCCTCGCCGGCAAAAAGGTGGACCTGATGTTGACCACCTGGCCCGATCAGACTTCCATCGTGCGCGAATCGGTGGTCACGGATGAAAACGGCGAAGGCCGCTACGAGTTCCATCCCGGTCGTGAAGGCTTTTATGCGGCGCAGGTTTCCGCGAAAGTGGGCGAGCAGACGTTGACCGGAAAAGAGCTGTTCAGCGTCACCAGTCCGCGGGTGGAATTCCAGAAGCCGCGCGTGCAACCGCAACTGTTGAAGACGCTGTCGGAGGTGACCGGCGGCCGCTACCAGGTGTTGCGGGCGGACACGCGTCTGGACAGCCTGACCTTCCCCAACCCGGACGTGGAGATCAAAACCAGCAAGCTGTTCGTATCGCTTTGGGACACCTGGGGCGCGTATGGGTTGATCCTCGGCTTCCTGTTTCTGGAGTGGTTTCTGCGCCGCAAGTCAGGACTCAGTTGAGGAAGCATTAGAAAGCTGTGAGAAGCGCTCAACCGTCTTGTGAATCCCCGTAGGTTGCTGTAATATCGAGGTCCAATCAATTTACCCGTTCAGGCTCATTTAAAATGATCGAAAACAAGAAAGCTGGAAAGGGCCCGACCCTCCGGATGTGGATCCGCGACCGCGTGGTGTTTTTGGCGGTGATGATTTTCGTCGCCGGTGGGGCGACTTACATCCTGGCTCCGGAAGTGTTTCCGGAACACAGCATCTGGCTGCATCCGGTCAAGGAGTTCGCCCTGTTGATCGCCATGATCGGCGTGGTGTCGCTGGGCTACGAATTGTTCCTGCGCGAGCTCACCTTCAATGAATACAAGGACGCGCTGGAGGAGATCGTCAACCCCGACGCGGTGCGCCTCGGCATTCAGGGCATTTACAAGAACCGGTCGGAGCTGGGCAATGCCACGTCGTTCGAGGAGTTGTTCCGGCGGGTGAAGCATGAAATTTATATCGGCGGCACGTCGCTGCTCTCCATCTCGACCGGCAGCCGCGAGTTGCTGCGGGAAAAAGTGCTGAGCGGCGTCAACGTCAAGCTGTTGATGATGGACCCGCAGTCGCCGGTGGTCGATCTCATCAGCCGTCAGGCATTTGGCAAATCGACGTTCCTCAACGAGATCAAGACCTCGATCCTGCTGTTGCAGAAATTGCAGGAGGAGATCGAAAGCGTCGAGTCGCCGGCCAAGGGCAAGTTCGTCGTGCACACCTACCGGTTCATTCCGTCACACTCGTTCATCTCCCTCGACGCGAAAGAGCCGGGAGGGCTCATCGTCGCCGACATCGGTCCCTACCTCGGGCGCAATTTCCAGCGGCCGAGCATAGTGCTGATCAACAAGAAGCACGGGCTGTACGATCATTACCGCGACCTGAACGACGTCATGTGGCAGGAAAGCAAACCGCTCCCGCCAAGCTGGCAGGTGGGGGAGGGGCCGAAGACGCGCACCCAGGTGTTCGTCAGCGGCAAGGATACGGAGGTGTACGATCCCGAAACCGAAGGCTGGCGCACGGCCGAAATCTGCGAATCCAGCGACGACTGGCGCGGCATCAAGGGAAGCATGTGGGTGTGGATCCGCGAACGCCTGACGCTGGAGGAAGCCAAGACCGGCAGCCAGCACGGCTTCCGCCTCAAGTTCGACATCCCGCCAGGAGTCAAAGCCATGCCGCGCGCCGAGTTGTTTCTGCGCGCCGACGATGTCTGCCGCATCACCGTGAACGACGTCGGCCTGAAACAGGATTACGGTGGAGCGGAGTACCCGGAACCGTTCATCATTAATTGCGACGACTTCCTGCGCGAGGGCACCAACGAAATCCATTTCGAGGTGATCAACTACGCCAATCCAGATGCCGCGGCCCCGGAAGACAACCCCTCCGGCCTCATCTACCGCCTCCATCTCGAATACATGGAAGAGTGACCGGCGGCAAGCCGGAATCGCTTCCCTCCACTGGGGAAGAGTGCCCGCCTGTGCCGGAAACTGCAGGTGGCGTACGCGCCCGCTGCCTTCGAACCGCTCCTCTGCCTCTTTTACCGCAGCCAGAGGGTGGCTTTTTTTGCAGCCTTTTTTGATAAAGCCCTGAATTTCCGCTGATTAGGCATTGGGTGCGCCAGGGAGGGGTTCCCCAGCCCGGAAGGGAAAACAGCAATTGACAGGGTATGGTGAGGCTAATATAATCGCCCATTCCAGTAGTTTCTGGAACCCTCGATCGGGTTTTGGGTAGAATGGGTTTGTATGGATGGGAAACGCCTTGATACCGCCTTCCCGAAACCTTGGTGCGGAAGGTGGAGTTGTTTGAAATTGCTGTGTTTGTTCCGGCAGCCCCTCTTCCCTGAAGATATAAACGGAAATTCCACGTGACCGAATATATTTTTGTAAGCGTATTTGCCGTCGTGGCGCTGGTTATCGTTCTCGGAATCCTGTTTCTTTCCATGATTCTGGGTCCGCGCAAAGCCAATGCCGAAAAGAACATCGCCTACGAATGCGGGATGCTCCCCTCCGAAGAGGCTAAAGGCCGGTTCCCCGTCCGGTTTGCCACCATCGCCATGCTTTTCATTATCTTCGACATCGAGGTGGTGTTCATGTACCCTTGGGCCGTCGCACTGGACCAGCTGCAACTGTTCGGCTTGGTGGAAATGGTCCTGTTTGTTGCGATTCTGGCTGTCGCCTACATCTATATATGGGGGCGAGGAGGTTTGGAATGGGATTGATGGATGAAGCGGTCGATAACATTGAGACCGAAGTCAATAATTTGAAATTGAATGCCCAGGATGCCTGGGAGCAGTTGTCCGCCGATTATTCCGGCGCCATGTACGACACCATCCTCACCACGAAGCTGGGGAAGGTGATCGGCTGGGCCCAGAAGAATGCATTGTGGCCCGCGACTTTTGGGCTGGCCTGCTGCGCCATCGAGATGATGGCCATGGCCAACAGCCGCTGGGACGCCGCCCGGTTCGGGGCGGAAGTGTTCCGCGCTTCGCCGCGCCAGGCGGATTTGATGATCGTGTCCGGACGCGTGTCGCAGAAGATGGCGCCGGTGCTCAAACGCATTTACCAGCAGATGCCGGAACCCAAGTGGGTCATCGCCATGGGTGCCTGCTCCTCCTGCGGCGGCATTTTCAACAACTACGCCATCGTGCAGGGCGTGGACCGCGTGGTGCCGGTGGATGTCTATGTGCCGGGGTGCCCGCCAGGTCCGGAAGCCCTCATCTACGGGATCATCAAGCTGCAGGAAAAAATCATGAACGACGCCGGCACCGATCGGGCGAAACAGAGGGTGGCATGACCGCTGAGGAACTCGTTGAAAAGATCAGGGCTTCCCTGCCGGACAGCATCATCAAGGCGGAAGTCGCTCTTGGCGATGCCGTGGTGCACGTGGAGGTGGAGAACCTGCTGAAGGTTGCGGGTTTCCTTAAAGAGAGTGCGGAACTGGATTTCCATTACCTGTCGCAGATCACCGGCGTCGATTATCTGAACATGGAGCGCGAGCCGCGTTTCGAGGCGGTGTACGAACTGCACAACCTGGACCGCGGCGACAGCATCCGCCTCCGGGTTGGATTGGATGAAGACGACCCGAAGCTGCCGACGGTGTCGGAGTTGTGGAAAGGCGCGCTGTTTCCGGAACGCGAACTGTTCGACATGTTCGGGTTTCAGGTCGAAGGGCATCCCAATCTCAAGCGGCTCATCATGCCGGAAGATTGGGAAGGGCATCCATTGCGCAAGGATTACCCGCTGGTGGTCGAGGAGGTGGCGTTCTCCCACAACCCCGAACACAAGCAGGAATTGATCAAAGACAAAAAGGATATGAGTCCATTGCCATGGGAGTAACCGAACAAGGCCTGCTGGAACGCGAAAAAGACACCATGACCCTCAACATGGGTCCGCAACACCCGAGTACCCACGGGGTGTTCCGCATGGTGATGGAGATGGACGGCGAACTGGTGCAGTCGTCGGAACCGGACATCGGGTTCCTGCATACGGGCATCGAGAAGACCGCCGAAGCCAAGCGTTACGAGCACTGCATTCCGATGACCGACCGGCTGGACTACCTGAGTCCGCCGCAGAACAACCTCGCCTTCTGCCTGACCGCCGAAAAGCTGTTGCAACTGGGAGAACTGCCCGCGCGCGCCGATTACATCCGCGTCATCATGGTGGAACTCAACCGCATCGGCAGCCACCTCATCTGGCTGGGCACGCACGCCCTCGACATCGGCGCCATGACGGTGTTCCTTTACGCCTGGCGCGAACGCGAGATGATCCTCGACCTCAACGAAATGATTTCCGGCGTGCGCATGATGACCAGCTTCATCCGCATCGGCGGCGTCGCCAAGGACGCGAGCCCGGACTGGATCAACAACGTCAAACACTTCGTCGAAGTGTTTCCGTCGAAGGTCGATGAATATGAAAGCCTGCTGACCAGGAACCCCATCTGGCTGGACCGCACCCAGGGTGTGGGGACGTTCAGCCGCGAAGACGGCCTCAACTGGAGCATGAGCGGGCCCGTCCTGCGCGCCTCCGGCATCAATCTGGACTGGCGCAAAAATCGCCCGTATTCCCGTTACAACGAATTCAAGTTCGATGTGCCCGTGCAGGAGCATGGCGACGTGTACGATCGCTACCTGGTGCGGATTGAAGAGATGCGGCAGAGCCGCGAGATCATCAAGCAGGCAATTGAAAACCTGCCGGACGGACCTTACCGCATTCAGGACAACAAAGTGTCTCTGCCCGCGCGCGACACCCTGCACTCCAGCATGGAAGCGTTGATCCATCATTTCAAGCTGGTGTCGGAGGGCATCAACGTGCCCAAGGGGGAAACCTATGTGCCGACGGAAGGGCCGCGCGGTGAGGTCGGGTTTTACATGGTCAGCGACGGTTCGAATGTTCCCATGCGCATGAAGCTGCGCGCGCCGTCGTTCATGGCCATTCCAGGCATGTGCAAGATCATGGAAGGCGCCTACATCGCCGACGTGGTGGCGATCATCGGCAGCATCGACATTGTAATGGGAGAGGTGGATCGCTGATGTTTGTGTTCACGGATGAAGCGGAAAAGAAAATCGAAAAGATCATGGCGAAGTACCCGGTCGAGCGCAAGCAGTCGGCCATCCTGCCGTTGTTGCACCTGGCGCAGGATCAGGAAGGGTACGTGACGCCGGAGGCGATGGTGGAAATCGGGCGTAGGCTGGATGTCTCCCCGGCGTATGTGGAAGGGGTCTGTACCTTCTACACGATGTATTTCACCAAGCCGGTGGGACGCAACGTGATCCGCTTCTGCCACAACATCAGTTGCAAACTCAATCGCTCGGATGAATTGATGCAGTACACCGCGGGCAAGCTGGGCATCGAGATCGGCGACACCACACCGGACAAACGCTTCACACTGCTGAAGGAAGAATGCCTGGCGGCCTGCTCGGAAGCGCCGATGATGATGGTCAACAAGACCTATCACGTGAACCTCAACGAAACCAGAATCGACCAGATTCTGGAAACGTATAAATAAGCCATGGAATCCCCATTGATCCTGTTGAAAGACATCGATACGCCCAACCTGACGTCGATCGACGTCTATGAAAAACTGGGCGGCTACCAGTCGCTGAAAAAAGCATTTCAGCACCAGCCGGAAGAGATCGTGGAAATGGTCAAGGCATCGGGCCTGCGCGGTCGCGGCGGTGCGGGGTTCCCGACGGGCCTCAAGTGGTCGTTCCTCGCCAAGGACGTGTTCCCGCGCTACCTCTGCTGCAATGCGGACGAAAGCGAGCCGGGCACCTGCAAGGACCGGGAACTGCTGATGAAGAACCCGCACATGTTGATCGAAGGCATGATCCTGTGTTCCTACGCCTGCCGCATCAACACCGCATACAATTACCTGCGCGGCGAGTTCTGGGAACTGGCGGACGTTTTTGACAAGGCCGTCGAGGAAGCCTACGCGCGCGGCTACCTGGGCAAAAACATCATGGGATCGGGGTTCGATCTCGAAATGCATTCGCACCTCGGCGCGGGCGCGTACATCTGCGGGGAGGAGTCGGCATTGCTGACCTCGCTCGAAGGCTGTCGCGGCGAGCCGCGCCTCAAGCCGCCGTTCCCGGCGGTGGAAGGGTTGTACAGCAAGCCGACCGTGGTCAACAACGTCGAGACGTTGTGCGCGGTGCCGTTCATTTTCAACAACGGCCCGGAAGCATACTCCGCCATCGGCACCGAAAAGAGCAAAGGCACGAAACTGGTCAGTGTGTCGGGACATGTCAACAAGCCGGGCAACTACGAAGTGCCGATGGGAACGCCGACGCGCGACATCATCGACAAGTGGGCCGGCGGCATGCGCAACGGCAACAAACTGAAAGCGTTCATCCCGGGCGGCTCTTCGGTTCCCATGCTGCCTGCCGACAAGGTGGACGTGCCTTACGATTACGAATCGTTGATGGAAGCGGGCAGCATGCTCGGCTCCGGCGCATTGATCGTGATGGACGAAACCGTCAACGTGGTGGAAGAGACGCTGCGGCTCACCTATTTTTACATGCACGAATCCTGCGGCAAGTGCACACCCTGCCGCGAAGGCACGCGCTGGATGCACCAGATCCTGTCGCAGATTCTGACCAAGCAGGGCCAGCCCAACCAGGTGGACCTGCTGAACGACATTTGCGACAACATGGCCTTCAAGTGTTTCTGTCCGCTGGGCGACGCCGCCGTCGGTCCGGTGGCCAGCAGCATTCAGTATTTCCGTGAAGATTACGAAGCGTTGATCGAATCCATGAAAACCGCCGACTCCGTCGGTTGATTGATACAGGTTTATAATTTATGGAAACCCAGACTCGGCAGGAAACCGTCACGCTGACCATCGACGGTCAGGTTGTCACCGTTCCCAAGGGCATGGTGGTGGTGGATGCGGCCAAGACCGTGGACATCGAAATCCCCGTTTTCTGTTATCACGAAAAACTGGGGCCGTTCGGCTGCTGCCGCATGTGCATGGTGGAAGTCGAAAAGATGCCGAAGATGGCCACCGCCTGCACCTTGCAGGTCAGTGAAGGCATGGTGGTGCGCACCAACACGCAGAAAGTGGAAAAGGCGCAGCAGGGCGTGCTCGAGTTCACGCTGCTCAACCATCCTCTGGACTGTCCGGTGTGCGACAAGGGCGGCGAGTGTCCGCTGCAGGACAACACGTTCAAGTTCGGCCCGCCCGACACGCGCATGCAGTATGAGCGGTTCAACCGCGACAAGGCGACGCCGCTGTCGCCGGTCATCACCATCGACCGCGAACGCTGCATTGCCTGCCAGCGCTGCACGCGTTACAGCGACATCATCGAAAAGGATCAGGCGCTGGTCATGCGCCATCGCGGGTTTCAGAACCGCGTCTCTACCTTCAACGACCGCCCGTACGACACGCGGTTTTCCGGCAACGTCATCGACATCTGTCCGGTCGGCGCGCTGACCAACACCGATTTCCGGTTCACCGCCCGCACCTGGGATTTGGACAACACCAAAACCCTGTGCGGTCACTGCGCCTGCAACTGCAACATGATCCTCGGCACGCGCCTCAACGAGATGCGCCGCGTCACCACGCCGGAAACACCGAACGATGCGGTGGACGATGGCTGGATCTGCGACAAGGCGCGCTGGGGTTACGATTTCACCAAAAGCAAAAACCGCATCCCGCATGCGCGCAAAAAAGGATTGCACGATCCGATTTCGGCGCAGGATGCCTGCCGCGAGGTGGCCGGGGGTCTCAAGAAGATCGTCGAGGCGCACGGACCGAACAGCGTCGGCTTCATCGGTTCCGGTTACGGACTCAACGAAGAGCTGTACCTCTACCAGAAACTGTTCCGCGAACAGTTGGGCACGAACAACATCGACCACAAAACCTATGTGGACACGCCGGGTCTGCCGGTGC of Nitrospina watsonii contains these proteins:
- a CDS encoding NADH-quinone oxidoreductase subunit A, giving the protein MTEYIFVSVFAVVALVIVLGILFLSMILGPRKANAEKNIAYECGMLPSEEAKGRFPVRFATIAMLFIIFDIEVVFMYPWAVALDQLQLFGLVEMVLFVAILAVAYIYIWGRGGLEWD
- a CDS encoding NADH-quinone oxidoreductase subunit B yields the protein MGLMDEAVDNIETEVNNLKLNAQDAWEQLSADYSGAMYDTILTTKLGKVIGWAQKNALWPATFGLACCAIEMMAMANSRWDAARFGAEVFRASPRQADLMIVSGRVSQKMAPVLKRIYQQMPEPKWVIAMGACSSCGGIFNNYAIVQGVDRVVPVDVYVPGCPPGPEALIYGIIKLQEKIMNDAGTDRAKQRVA
- a CDS encoding NADH-quinone oxidoreductase subunit C, producing the protein MTAEELVEKIRASLPDSIIKAEVALGDAVVHVEVENLLKVAGFLKESAELDFHYLSQITGVDYLNMEREPRFEAVYELHNLDRGDSIRLRVGLDEDDPKLPTVSELWKGALFPERELFDMFGFQVEGHPNLKRLIMPEDWEGHPLRKDYPLVVEEVAFSHNPEHKQELIKDKKDMSPLPWE
- the nuoD gene encoding NADH dehydrogenase (quinone) subunit D, translating into MGVTEQGLLEREKDTMTLNMGPQHPSTHGVFRMVMEMDGELVQSSEPDIGFLHTGIEKTAEAKRYEHCIPMTDRLDYLSPPQNNLAFCLTAEKLLQLGELPARADYIRVIMVELNRIGSHLIWLGTHALDIGAMTVFLYAWREREMILDLNEMISGVRMMTSFIRIGGVAKDASPDWINNVKHFVEVFPSKVDEYESLLTRNPIWLDRTQGVGTFSREDGLNWSMSGPVLRASGINLDWRKNRPYSRYNEFKFDVPVQEHGDVYDRYLVRIEEMRQSREIIKQAIENLPDGPYRIQDNKVSLPARDTLHSSMEALIHHFKLVSEGINVPKGETYVPTEGPRGEVGFYMVSDGSNVPMRMKLRAPSFMAIPGMCKIMEGAYIADVVAIIGSIDIVMGEVDR
- the nuoE gene encoding NADH-quinone oxidoreductase subunit NuoE, whose amino-acid sequence is MFVFTDEAEKKIEKIMAKYPVERKQSAILPLLHLAQDQEGYVTPEAMVEIGRRLDVSPAYVEGVCTFYTMYFTKPVGRNVIRFCHNISCKLNRSDELMQYTAGKLGIEIGDTTPDKRFTLLKEECLAACSEAPMMMVNKTYHVNLNETRIDQILETYK
- the nuoF gene encoding NADH-quinone oxidoreductase subunit NuoF, encoding MESPLILLKDIDTPNLTSIDVYEKLGGYQSLKKAFQHQPEEIVEMVKASGLRGRGGAGFPTGLKWSFLAKDVFPRYLCCNADESEPGTCKDRELLMKNPHMLIEGMILCSYACRINTAYNYLRGEFWELADVFDKAVEEAYARGYLGKNIMGSGFDLEMHSHLGAGAYICGEESALLTSLEGCRGEPRLKPPFPAVEGLYSKPTVVNNVETLCAVPFIFNNGPEAYSAIGTEKSKGTKLVSVSGHVNKPGNYEVPMGTPTRDIIDKWAGGMRNGNKLKAFIPGGSSVPMLPADKVDVPYDYESLMEAGSMLGSGALIVMDETVNVVEETLRLTYFYMHESCGKCTPCREGTRWMHQILSQILTKQGQPNQVDLLNDICDNMAFKCFCPLGDAAVGPVASSIQYFREDYEALIESMKTADSVG